In Aspergillus nidulans FGSC A4 chromosome II, a single window of DNA contains:
- the dewA gene encoding hydrophobin dewA (transcript_id=CADANIAT00004026): MRFIVSLLAFTAAATATALPASAAKNAKLATSAAFAKQAEGTTCNVGSIACCNSPAETNNDSLLSGLLGAGLLNGLSGNTGSACAKASLIDQLGLLALVDHTEEGPVCKNIVACCPEGTTNCVAVDNAGAGTKAE, from the exons ATGCGCTTCATCGtctctctcctcgccttcacTGCCGCGGCCACCGCAACCGCCCTCCCGGCCTCTGCCGCAAAGAACGCGAAGCTGGCCACCTCGGCGGCCTTCGCCAAGCAGGCTGAAGGCACCACCTGCAATGTCGGCTCGATCGCTTGCTGCAACTCCCCCGCTGAGACCAACAACGACAGTCTGTTGAGCGGTCTGCTCGGTGCTGGCCTTCTCAACGGGCTCTCGGGCAACACTGGCAGCGCCTGCGCCAAGGCGAGCTTGATTGACCAGCTGGGTCTGCTCG CTCTCGTCGACCACACTGAGGAAGGCCCCGTCTGCAAGAACATCGTCGCTTGCTGCCCTGAGGGAACCACCAAC TGTGTTGCCGTCGACAACGCTGGCGCCGGTACCAAGGCTGAGTAA
- a CDS encoding protein abnC (transcript_id=CADANIAT00004027) encodes MKLALSLFLLSGSLAQYSNPGACSGDCWGHDPGFYQRVSDGRYYRFSTGGGIQIHASDNLEGPWEAVGEALPGGSVVDHAGSTNLWAPDIHYEASTNLYYMYYSVSTLGSRDSVIGVATSPNLQPNWTDHGALFRSQAGGNYNAIDANWASIGGSPILTFGSYWNGIHQLPLAGPLSLADGATPTQIAYNSSGNHAIEAGFVFYRRGWYYLTFSSGRAGSYDTNPPATGEEYRIVVCRSASGTGDFVDKSGRSCLTDNGGTTILASHGNVYGPGGQGVFEDRTRGWVLYYHYANPDIGLSTGQYQFGWNVLQWADGWPSV; translated from the exons ATGAAACTggccctctccctcttcctgctGTCAGGCAGTCTTGCCCAGTACTCCAACCCGGGCGCCTGCTCCGGCGACTGCTGGGGCCATGACCCGGGCTTCTACCAGCGCGTCTCAGACGGCCGGTATTACCGCTTCTCGACCGGCGGCGGCATCCAGATCCATGCGTCCGATAACCTCGAGGGGCCCTGGGAGGCTGTGGGGGAGGCTTTGCCGGGGGGATCGGTTGTCGATCATGCTGGGAGCACCAATTTATGG GCCCCAGACATCCACTATGAAGCCTCCACAAATCTCTACTACATGTACTATTCCGTCTCAACGCTTGGCTCCCGCGACAGTGTCATTGGCGTCGCAACCAGCCCAAACCTGCAGCCTAACTGGACCGACCACGGCGCCCTCTTCAGATCCCAAGCTGGCGGAAACTACAACGCCATCGACGCCAACTGGGCGTCGATCGGCGGCTCGCCAATCCTCACATTCGGCTCGTACTGGAACGGCATCCACCAGCTCCCGCTCGCAGGCCCGCTGAGCCTTGCGGACGGGGCGACCCCGACCCAGATCGCATATAATAGCTCGGGCAACCATGCGATCGAGGCGGGCTTTGTGTTTTATAGACGGGGTTGGTACTATTTGACCTTCTCGAGTGGGCGGGCAGGCAGCTACGATACGAATCCGCCGGCGACGGGCGAGGAGTATCGTATTGTCGTCTGTCGGAGTGCGAGTGGCACCGGTGATTTT GTCGACAAGAGCGGCCGTTCCTGCCTGACCGACAACGGAGGCACGACAATCCTCGCTTCGCACGGCAACGTATACGGACCCGGCGGCCAGGGCGTCTTCGAAGACAGGACCCGCGGCTGGGTGCTGTACTACCACTATGCGAATCCCGACATTGGCCTCTCGACGGGCCAGTACCAGTTCGGGTGGAACGTGCTGCAGTGGGCGGACGGGTGGCCGAGTGTCTAA
- a CDS encoding uncharacterized protein (transcript_id=CADANIAT00004028): MTTLLSLPTELLLSIFDLLPPPSKHVFSLSCRYLNYTFAPLCPSLDTKAIFSLRSALARDGISFKDHAYCAGCRTIHRHKYFDTDELSHSPVIRKCTATRKSLYIEPEQFLSYQDATNQDYWLPRPYSSNSKPPRLNSGSIVRFGRKEPINDREFAVCASYEILSLPDIGSDSTPNEKGSDFDLRVSRAEIARILRGFDIPTCPHTRLGDNLVIKSYCESVSRSRNRNDTPSIEELREEYRRKMGQKEFDDATADYILRIWKDDKANACCQFPGCKTTFRWECRSSPRKDGWKTILLHVKRYLGYLPAPSDLHWMAQLVTVPDEDQLKKYWNECFEWRDVNLAIEEVRYKRLLLARDQSGKMELGRAEEVEFELLRRENDYMRHPHRKRHMGSVLGKLGAGETSHTRLSLLMPRYRQAEEEVEGDLYRPLHSAETLEILEKEDFKNKYKSMRGFGSYQTMWIENLFRSARSG, translated from the coding sequence CTAGACACAAAAGCAATATTCTCCCTCCGCTCAGCCCTAGCCCGCGACGGCATCTCCTTCAAAGACCACGCCTACTGCGCTGGGTGTCGCACTATCCACAGGCACAAATACTTTGATACGGACGAACTCTCCCACTCCCCAGTCATCCGCAAATGTACAGCTACCCGGAAAAGCCTCTACATCGAGCCCGAACAATTCCTTAGCTACCAAGACGCAACTAACCAGGACTATTGGTTGCCACGGCCATATTCTAGCAATAGCAAACCGCCGCGGCTGAACTCAGGCTCCATCGTCCGGTTTGGACGCAAGGAACCAATAAATGACCGGGAATTCGCCGTCTGCGCCTCGTACGAGATCCTGTCACTCCCCGACATTGGTTCCGACTCAACCCCGAATGAGAAGGGCTCCGACTTCGATCTTAGAGTAAGCAGGGCCGAAATTGCGCGGATCCTGCGCGGGTTCGACATTCCCACATGTCCGCATACGAGGCTAGGTGATAACTTAGTTATCAAAAGTTATTGCGAGTCTGTTTCCAGATCGAGGAATAGGAACGATACGCCTTCAATTGAGGAATTGAGGGAGGAATATCGCCGCAAGATGGGACAGAAAGAATTTGATGATGCTACTGCAGATTATATCCTCAGGATATGGAAGGATGACAAGGCGAATGCTTGCTGCCAGTTCCCTGGGTGCAAGACGACCTTCCGGTGGGAATGTCGGTCGAGCCCGAGAAAAGACGGATGGAAGACAATCCTTCTCCATGTAAAGCGATATTTGGGCTATCTACCCGCGCCATCGGATCTGCACTGGATGGCGCAGCTTGTTACGGTGCCCGATGAAGACCAGCTTAAAAAGTATTGGAATGAATGCTTCGAATGGAGGGATGTGAACTTAGCAATCGAAGAGGTAAGGTATAAACGACTGCTTCTGGCTAGAGACCAGAGCGGGAAGATGGAATTGggaagagcagaagaggtTGAATtcgagctgctgcggaggGAGAATGATTATATGAGGCATCCGCATCGCAAGAGGCATATGGGGTCTGTACTTGGGAAACTAGGGGCTGGGGAGACATCGCATACGAGGCTTTCGCTTCTGATGCCGAGATATCGtcaggcggaggaagaagtagaGGGGGACCTATATAGGCCGCTGCATTCGGCTGAGACTCTTGAAATCTTGGAAAAGGAAGACTTTAAAAATAAGTACAAGAGCATGCGCGGATTCGGCTCTTATCAGACGATGTGGATTGAGAACCTCTTTCGATCTGCGCGCAGTGGttga